One genomic segment of [Phormidium] sp. ETS-05 includes these proteins:
- a CDS encoding glycosyltransferase 61 family protein, whose amino-acid sequence MTPENLKLQAELAYQKGDLAAAATACQKGIKINPSQTSLYGLLGQVLWDMGKTAAAQRCYEHWRQMPPEIVAINPEAGAYFDKANTLAIAGKLSEAVASYEQALQLEPNYAVAWVNLGIIQRKLGNIDEAIGCYRRACAVNPNLVDAYYSLSNAWAEKGEIAQAISCCIQALEIKPDFEPAYSNLQYLLLQQGKIESAFPCALHILPVEVLQEFYPEPFPIVNNDDTEWVSLRQSVHTSTTIYLTPPKTIDENVHRSFNWRRYIYPSTFIAQMPGGRAWGDAYTAVITADNQLVSEVARGSAELILTSRKLPEPTHVEGNLAFLSVRGGNTYYHWMADLLPKFELLHLGGMDRSKIDYFAVNGYDLAYQRQSLELLGIDPHKIIPSSQFPHLTAKNLIVPSLPGNQGIMTQWGAEFLRRQFLPAAAKRNFPEKIYISRQTASYRRVVNEKEILDLLLTWGFVCVRMEMMIFAEQVAMFAGAKVIVAPHGAGLTNTVFCQPGTKVIEMFARQSVSINYWLIAQLVGIDYYYLLGDSLEKYYLQRGEEKPPCNHPLYEDIYVNLEALGEILRLAGVGS is encoded by the coding sequence ATGACACCAGAAAACCTCAAACTCCAAGCCGAATTAGCCTATCAAAAGGGTGATTTAGCCGCCGCTGCCACCGCTTGCCAAAAGGGGATTAAAATCAATCCCAGTCAAACCTCATTATATGGCTTACTGGGGCAAGTGTTGTGGGATATGGGCAAAACTGCGGCGGCGCAACGCTGTTATGAACATTGGCGCCAAATGCCACCGGAAATAGTCGCCATCAACCCAGAAGCAGGAGCATATTTTGATAAAGCCAATACCTTGGCAATTGCGGGCAAGTTATCGGAAGCTGTGGCGAGTTATGAGCAAGCATTGCAGTTAGAGCCTAACTATGCAGTAGCTTGGGTGAATCTGGGAATTATCCAGCGAAAACTGGGAAATATAGATGAGGCAATAGGTTGTTACCGCCGAGCTTGCGCTGTTAACCCCAACTTAGTTGATGCCTATTATAGCTTAAGTAACGCTTGGGCGGAAAAAGGGGAAATTGCCCAAGCTATTTCCTGCTGTATTCAAGCCTTGGAAATCAAACCAGACTTTGAGCCTGCTTATTCAAATTTACAATATTTACTGCTGCAACAAGGTAAAATTGAGTCGGCTTTTCCCTGTGCTTTGCATATTCTCCCGGTGGAAGTGCTGCAGGAGTTTTACCCGGAACCGTTCCCGATCGTGAATAATGATGACACCGAATGGGTAAGCCTTCGCCAGTCTGTCCATACATCTACCACAATTTACCTCACGCCACCAAAAACCATAGATGAGAATGTGCATCGCTCTTTTAATTGGCGCCGCTATATCTATCCTAGCACTTTTATCGCTCAAATGCCTGGTGGGAGAGCATGGGGAGATGCTTACACCGCAGTCATTACGGCTGATAATCAACTCGTCTCAGAAGTGGCGAGGGGGAGTGCAGAATTGATATTAACCTCGCGGAAATTACCCGAACCCACCCACGTGGAGGGGAATTTGGCTTTTTTGTCCGTGCGGGGGGGTAATACTTATTATCACTGGATGGCGGACTTACTGCCGAAATTTGAATTGCTGCATCTGGGGGGGATGGATAGGAGCAAAATTGACTATTTTGCTGTGAATGGCTATGATTTAGCTTATCAGCGGCAAAGTTTAGAGTTATTGGGAATTGACCCTCATAAAATTATCCCCAGTTCCCAATTTCCTCACCTAACAGCAAAAAATTTAATTGTCCCTTCTTTGCCGGGAAATCAGGGCATTATGACTCAATGGGGGGCGGAGTTTCTGCGCCGCCAATTCCTTCCCGCTGCTGCTAAGAGGAATTTCCCTGAAAAAATCTATATTAGCCGCCAAACCGCTAGTTATCGCCGGGTGGTTAATGAAAAAGAAATTTTGGATTTGCTCTTGACATGGGGTTTTGTCTGTGTTAGGATGGAAATGATGATTTTTGCCGAACAAGTGGCGATGTTTGCGGGGGCAAAAGTGATTGTAGCTCCTCACGGGGCGGGTTTGACAAATACGGTGTTTTGTCAGCCGGGAACGAAAGTGATTGAGATGTTTGCCCGCCAGTCGGTATCGATTAATTATTGGTTGATTGCGCAGTTAGTGGGGATAGATTATTATTATCTCCTGGGAGATAGTTTAGAGAAATACTATTTGCAGCGGGGAGAAGAGAAGCCCCCATGTAATCACCCTTTGTATGAGGATATTTACGTGAATTTGGAGGCTTTGGGGGAGATACTGAGGTTGGCGGGGGTGGGTAGTTAG
- the minC gene encoding septum site-determining protein MinC, giving the protein MNSDLPVSAVEPVTTEKSHPPNPLLEGENPANPPLEGENPANPLLEGQNLPNPPLEGENPPNPPLEGGHPHQQPQFKTEEGKLLLVLPPEGGEGEAKTPGASSWGDIWQQIKHRLNGGDRFWQPNTEVHLHAKDRLLDTRQLQDLATALGECQLQLTRIYTSRRQTAVAAATAGYSVEQGVALATFNANQSPGKALADPLYLETTVRSGVEIRHQGTVVIKGDVNPGGAVVADGDIIVWGRLRGLAHAGAAGNSQCLIMTLQMEPTQLRIADYVARAPESPAEFYPEVAYVSPQGIRIALASDLARVLQLAL; this is encoded by the coding sequence ATGAATTCTGATTTACCTGTTTCTGCTGTCGAGCCCGTCACTACCGAGAAATCCCATCCCCCGAATCCCCTTTTGGAAGGGGAAAATCCCGCCAATCCCCCTTTGGAAGGGGAAAATCCCGCCAATCCCCTTTTGGAAGGGCAAAATCTCCCCAACCCTCCTTTGGAAGGGGAAAATCCCCCCAACCCCCCTTTGGAAGGAGGGCATCCTCATCAGCAACCGCAGTTTAAAACTGAGGAGGGAAAACTACTGTTGGTATTGCCGCCCGAGGGTGGCGAGGGAGAAGCAAAGACGCCGGGAGCGAGTAGCTGGGGGGATATCTGGCAGCAGATCAAACACCGCCTGAATGGGGGCGATCGCTTCTGGCAACCCAACACCGAAGTGCATTTGCACGCCAAAGACAGATTACTGGATACGCGACAGTTACAAGACCTCGCCACAGCTCTGGGAGAATGTCAGCTCCAACTCACCCGGATTTATACCAGTCGCCGTCAAACCGCCGTCGCCGCCGCCACCGCTGGATATTCCGTAGAGCAAGGAGTTGCCCTCGCCACCTTCAATGCCAACCAAAGCCCTGGTAAAGCCTTAGCGGATCCGTTGTATTTAGAAACTACGGTACGCTCAGGGGTAGAAATTCGCCACCAAGGGACGGTGGTGATTAAAGGAGATGTGAATCCAGGGGGTGCCGTGGTGGCAGATGGGGATATCATAGTGTGGGGACGCCTGCGCGGTCTCGCCCACGCCGGTGCGGCGGGTAATTCCCAATGCTTGATTATGACGCTGCAGATGGAACCCACCCAGTTGCGGATTGCCGATTACGTTGCCAGAGCCCCGGAGAGTCCAGCGGAGTTTTATCCGGAGGTGGCTTACGTCTCCCCTCAAGGGATTCGCATCGCTTTGGCGTCAGATTTGGCTCGCGTTCTGCAGCTGGCTCTTTAA
- the dndD gene encoding DNA sulfur modification protein DndD, protein MIFLELVLQNFGPYRGRHVINLQPEWQGENRPIILFGGMNGGGKTTLMDAIRLVLYGPRAQCSKRGNLAYGEFLKQAVNSQTPPTEETCVELVFEHVLEWEKVRFRVQRKWTRQPKNGKDTLGILREEWPDEGLKKIWDEWVEGFLPLGISNLFLFDGEQVKELAETDEPTPAVAEAIRALLGLELADRLEIDLDILVSRKQKEIAEIKQRQDLDVIDKKLSQQKEDLATAEAELKQAQEYWERTKINQERAAERFRLEGGKIAAESQQLKQQVEDLKASAETARQEMRDIAAGVMPLALIEPLLLSARSQGEKEVRAAQAKMALDVLLDRDSRLLDFLSNLDLEGVKLDKIQGFLAAENQSLREDSLADVPWEGAGELVEQLDNLVKVLLPGAKQRSRVLSNQVQQLEAQMETAEKQLALAASPEAYSKLEKDLKKAQTEAGKAAVDVEFKKRRCRELEGEIAKTKKELDNYIKDNIDRRNADNLIVKAARVKETLKLFREQLTLKKLNKLENEVGDCFRYLLHKSDLVHRVAIDHRNFSISLYDPQGELLPKHQLSAGEKQLLAIAFLWGLAKVSGRHLPVVIDTPLSRLDSEHRQNLVEKYFPAASHQVILLSTDTEIGQTEVGNLRERGAIAREYLLEYNSAERETVVKEGYFW, encoded by the coding sequence GTGATATTTTTGGAATTGGTGTTACAAAATTTTGGACCTTATCGCGGGCGCCACGTTATCAACTTGCAACCAGAATGGCAGGGCGAAAATCGCCCGATTATTTTGTTTGGTGGGATGAATGGCGGGGGCAAAACTACCCTGATGGATGCAATTAGGTTGGTGTTGTACGGACCGAGGGCACAATGTTCTAAACGGGGAAATTTGGCTTATGGGGAATTCCTCAAACAAGCGGTGAATAGCCAAACTCCGCCGACGGAGGAAACTTGTGTGGAGTTGGTATTTGAACATGTGCTGGAGTGGGAAAAAGTCCGGTTTCGGGTGCAGCGCAAGTGGACGAGACAGCCGAAAAATGGTAAGGATACTTTAGGGATTTTGCGGGAGGAATGGCCCGATGAGGGGTTGAAGAAAATTTGGGATGAGTGGGTGGAAGGGTTTTTGCCCTTGGGGATTTCTAATTTGTTTCTCTTTGATGGGGAGCAGGTGAAGGAATTGGCGGAAACTGACGAACCAACTCCGGCGGTAGCGGAGGCAATTCGGGCTTTGTTGGGGTTGGAGTTGGCGGATAGGTTAGAGATAGATTTGGATATTCTGGTGAGCCGCAAGCAGAAAGAAATAGCGGAAATTAAACAGCGGCAAGATTTGGATGTTATTGATAAGAAGCTGAGCCAGCAAAAGGAAGATTTAGCCACGGCGGAGGCGGAGCTAAAACAGGCGCAGGAGTATTGGGAGCGGACGAAAATTAATCAGGAGAGAGCGGCGGAAAGGTTTAGACTAGAGGGGGGGAAAATTGCGGCGGAAAGCCAGCAGCTAAAACAGCAAGTTGAGGATTTAAAGGCAAGTGCTGAGACGGCGAGACAGGAAATGAGAGATATAGCGGCGGGGGTGATGCCTTTGGCGCTGATAGAACCGCTGTTATTATCGGCTCGCAGTCAAGGGGAAAAGGAAGTACGAGCCGCGCAGGCGAAAATGGCTTTAGATGTGTTGCTGGATAGAGACAGTCGGCTGTTGGATTTTCTCTCTAATTTAGATTTAGAAGGGGTGAAGCTGGATAAAATCCAAGGTTTTCTCGCGGCGGAAAATCAGAGTTTGCGGGAGGATTCTTTGGCGGATGTGCCTTGGGAAGGTGCGGGGGAACTGGTGGAGCAGTTGGATAATTTGGTGAAAGTTTTGCTGCCAGGGGCGAAACAGCGATCGCGTGTATTATCAAACCAAGTCCAGCAGCTAGAGGCGCAGATGGAGACGGCGGAAAAGCAGCTAGCTTTGGCGGCGTCGCCGGAGGCTTATAGTAAGCTGGAAAAGGATTTGAAGAAGGCGCAAACTGAGGCGGGGAAGGCGGCGGTAGATGTGGAGTTTAAAAAACGCCGCTGTCGGGAGTTGGAGGGAGAAATCGCGAAAACTAAGAAGGAGTTGGATAACTATATTAAGGATAATATTGACCGGCGCAATGCGGATAATTTGATTGTGAAGGCGGCGCGGGTTAAGGAAACTTTGAAGTTGTTTCGGGAACAGCTCACCCTGAAGAAACTCAATAAACTGGAGAATGAGGTAGGAGATTGTTTCCGCTATTTGCTGCATAAGTCAGATTTGGTGCATCGCGTGGCGATCGACCACCGCAATTTCAGCATTTCCCTGTATGACCCCCAAGGAGAATTGCTACCCAAACACCAACTTTCAGCGGGGGAAAAGCAGCTATTAGCCATTGCCTTTCTCTGGGGTTTAGCCAAAGTGTCCGGGCGCCACTTACCCGTAGTGATTGACACGCCGTTAAGCCGCTTAGATTCAGAACATAGGCAGAATTTAGTAGAGAAATATTTCCCCGCCGCCAGTCATCAGGTGATTTTGTTATCTACAGATACAGAAATTGGCCAAACTGAGGTAGGAAACTTGCGAGAGAGGGGGGCAATAGCCAGGGAATATTTGCTTGAATATAACTCAGCGGAGCGGGAAACTGTGGTGAAAGAGGGTTATTTCTGGTAA
- the dndC gene encoding DNA phosphorothioation system sulfurtransferase DndC, protein MTEKQMTLFPPRTVADLVQDIELLTKEIQDLYCLDEIPWILGYSGGKDSTATLQLVWNAIAELPPDKRTKTINVITTDTLVENPIVSAWVRGSLKKLKNAAQEKKMPFETHLLYPEVKERYWVGLLGKGYPAPRLRFRWCTERLKINSANRFIRNMVRASGEVILILGMRKAESNKRAAVMAKHEKGRVRDRLSPRPTLINSLVYTPIEDWRNDEVWLYLMQWPNPWGHSNQDLFEMYRQSTADNECPLVVDTSTPSCGSSRFGCWVCTLVDSDKSMQAMILNDEEKEWLQPLVDVRNELDIEGDRQHRDFRRIWGEVQLFERNLDGEISVEPIPGPYTKERREYLLRRLLEAQVQIRRTAPPEMGEITLITHEELSEIRRIWLEEKHEFDDSLPKIYEQVTGEKFIDPLGDGIHSTLGSDEWEILAGICAEDKMHLELVTRLLDTERQYKARTRRTGIYEELKRWFDTSSRSKDEAIDNAHYERNLKDAFSEGDVEKVREMMDDEGEPKPHLSWGNVKFGGDRGTGGTGEGS, encoded by the coding sequence ATGACAGAAAAGCAGATGACCCTTTTTCCGCCGCGAACGGTGGCGGATTTGGTGCAAGACATAGAGTTGCTCACCAAAGAAATTCAAGATTTGTACTGCTTAGACGAAATCCCCTGGATTCTGGGATATTCCGGGGGGAAAGACAGCACCGCCACTTTGCAGCTTGTTTGGAATGCTATCGCTGAGCTTCCCCCGGACAAGCGGACCAAAACCATTAATGTAATTACCACAGATACTTTGGTAGAAAATCCTATAGTGTCAGCTTGGGTACGTGGCTCATTGAAAAAGCTAAAAAACGCGGCCCAAGAGAAAAAAATGCCATTTGAAACTCATTTGCTTTACCCAGAAGTTAAAGAACGATACTGGGTAGGACTGCTTGGAAAAGGCTATCCGGCACCTCGATTGCGATTTAGATGGTGTACTGAGCGCTTGAAGATAAATTCTGCTAACCGTTTCATTCGTAATATGGTGCGCGCTAGTGGTGAAGTAATATTGATATTGGGGATGCGTAAAGCAGAAAGCAATAAGCGAGCAGCCGTCATGGCTAAGCATGAAAAGGGTAGAGTGCGCGATCGCCTGAGTCCTAGACCTACTTTAATTAACTCTCTAGTCTATACACCCATAGAAGACTGGCGTAACGATGAAGTGTGGCTGTACCTGATGCAATGGCCCAACCCTTGGGGACATAGCAATCAAGATTTATTCGAGATGTATCGCCAATCCACTGCGGATAATGAATGTCCCCTGGTGGTGGATACTTCTACCCCTAGCTGTGGTAGCTCCCGGTTTGGGTGCTGGGTTTGCACCCTGGTGGATAGCGATAAGTCTATGCAGGCGATGATTCTCAATGATGAGGAAAAAGAATGGTTGCAGCCTTTGGTGGATGTGCGCAATGAGTTGGATATTGAGGGCGATCGGCAACACCGAGACTTTCGGCGCATCTGGGGAGAAGTGCAGCTATTCGAGCGCAACTTAGATGGGGAGATATCTGTAGAACCGATTCCCGGTCCCTATACCAAAGAGCGACGAGAGTATTTACTGCGGCGCCTATTAGAAGCGCAAGTGCAGATTCGGCGGACTGCACCGCCAGAGATGGGAGAGATAACCTTAATCACCCATGAGGAATTAAGCGAGATTCGGCGCATCTGGTTAGAAGAAAAACACGAATTTGACGACAGCTTGCCAAAAATTTATGAGCAAGTGACTGGGGAAAAGTTTATCGACCCCCTGGGAGATGGCATTCATAGCACCTTGGGTAGCGATGAGTGGGAGATTTTGGCGGGAATTTGTGCTGAAGATAAGATGCACTTGGAACTGGTGACGCGACTGCTGGATACGGAACGGCAATATAAGGCCCGGACCCGCCGCACGGGGATTTATGAAGAGTTGAAGCGTTGGTTTGACACTAGCTCCCGCTCTAAAGACGAAGCCATAGACAACGCGCATTATGAGCGGAACTTAAAAGATGCCTTCAGTGAAGGGGATGTGGAAAAAGTCCGCGAGATGATGGATGATGAGGGCGAACCAAAGCCGCATTTGAGTTGGGGTAATGTGAAATTTGGGGGGGACCGGGGAACCGGGGGGACCGGGGAAGGTTCGTAG
- a CDS encoding OFA family MFS transporter: MTNTKDLLIFGMPAVKGRWIFVLLGLVALLCMGTVYSWSIFRGPLQEHFGINATQSLLPFTVLLFLYSLLMPLAGFQLQRLGAAKMMAIGGLVIGVGYVLSGFASNPLMLTISYGVITGSGIGIAYGVPLAVSAQWFPDKKGLAVGLTVIGFGLSPLVTAPLAKSAIGTFGVLPTFIILGVTFATIIIAISTVMQLPPKGWQPPGWEGAKSMNSAEEQGEKIWQVPSFYALWSCYAIGTFVGLSAIGISSSVAQEIIKLNPETAALTVSLFAMFNGLGRPLFGWLTDRLQPRRAATISYILIIIASILMLHAKEGQILTYIFAFSLFWLCLGGWLALAPTATLKLFQPTNYAKNYGMVFTAYGVGALLGTTIAGQIRDLFGSYTYAFYPTAILAVLGIILAEFKLRHSSAPSKFIPS, translated from the coding sequence ATGACAAATACCAAGGATTTGCTGATTTTCGGAATGCCTGCTGTTAAAGGTAGGTGGATATTTGTGCTGCTGGGATTGGTGGCATTATTGTGTATGGGCACAGTTTACTCCTGGAGTATATTTCGCGGTCCTTTACAAGAGCATTTCGGCATCAATGCCACTCAGAGTTTATTGCCATTCACGGTTTTGCTATTTCTCTACTCCCTATTAATGCCCTTGGCTGGGTTTCAGCTCCAGCGGTTGGGAGCAGCAAAAATGATGGCGATCGGCGGACTGGTTATCGGGGTTGGTTATGTACTTTCCGGTTTCGCTAGTAACCCCTTAATGCTGACGATTAGTTATGGTGTGATTACTGGCTCTGGTATTGGCATTGCTTATGGGGTGCCTCTGGCGGTTTCGGCTCAGTGGTTTCCTGATAAAAAGGGATTGGCAGTGGGGTTAACGGTGATTGGTTTTGGTTTGTCCCCCCTGGTGACAGCGCCTCTGGCAAAAAGTGCGATCGGCACTTTTGGCGTCCTCCCCACTTTTATCATCCTCGGCGTCACTTTCGCCACTATTATCATCGCCATCTCTACCGTGATGCAGCTCCCCCCCAAAGGATGGCAACCACCGGGGTGGGAAGGAGCCAAATCGATGAATTCAGCAGAGGAGCAGGGGGAAAAAATCTGGCAAGTGCCTTCATTTTATGCTTTGTGGTCTTGCTACGCGATCGGGACTTTTGTCGGGTTATCCGCGATCGGCATTTCCAGTTCAGTTGCCCAAGAAATTATCAAACTCAACCCCGAAACCGCCGCCCTCACCGTTTCTCTGTTTGCTATGTTTAACGGGTTAGGTCGTCCCTTATTCGGTTGGTTAACCGATCGGTTGCAACCCCGACGCGCCGCCACCATATCCTACATCCTCATTATCATCGCCTCTATCCTCATGCTCCATGCCAAAGAAGGTCAAATTCTCACCTATATCTTTGCCTTCTCCCTCTTTTGGCTCTGCTTAGGTGGTTGGTTAGCTCTCGCTCCTACCGCTACCTTAAAACTCTTCCAACCCACCAATTACGCCAAAAACTATGGCATGGTCTTTACCGCCTACGGTGTCGGAGCCTTACTTGGCACTACGATCGCTGGCCAAATCCGCGACCTATTCGGCAGCTACACCTACGCCTTTTATCCCACCGCCATTTTAGCCGTATTAGGCATTATCTTGGCGGAATTTAAACTGCGTCACAGCTCCGCCCCTTCAAAATTCATCCCTAGCTGA
- a CDS encoding DNA sulfur modification protein DndB, translating into MSDSNQPQSIPNPTLEGLLAPYFAEYHREKCYPGLTLYQGNRRMVQINVPAHDLPTLLQAKPSKDNDPDSGKNRPEVPGHVEEIKEYLRDRIKKGKPWILGTLTANVDPDKIQLIEFARGICLVIIPRGTKLDITDGQHRKRAIHELIESSEGEGELIANHDFPITLVLENKFEQCQTDFRDMADTKPLPKTLVKSFGEFEGQVGIMKTLIKELVIFADKTEKN; encoded by the coding sequence ATGTCTGATAGCAACCAACCCCAGAGTATCCCAAATCCCACCCTTGAAGGCTTACTTGCCCCTTACTTTGCCGAATACCACCGAGAGAAGTGTTATCCAGGTCTCACTTTGTATCAAGGCAATCGGCGCATGGTGCAAATCAACGTACCCGCCCACGACTTACCCACCCTGCTTCAGGCAAAACCATCTAAGGATAACGACCCGGATTCCGGTAAAAATCGACCAGAGGTTCCAGGACACGTCGAAGAAATCAAGGAGTACCTGCGGGACCGCATCAAAAAAGGCAAGCCGTGGATTTTGGGGACTCTCACAGCTAATGTGGATCCTGACAAAATCCAACTCATCGAGTTTGCTAGGGGTATATGCTTAGTAATCATTCCTCGAGGCACCAAGTTGGACATTACCGACGGACAGCACCGCAAACGGGCGATTCACGAACTGATTGAAAGTTCCGAGGGGGAAGGGGAATTAATAGCTAACCATGATTTTCCGATTACCCTGGTATTAGAAAACAAATTTGAGCAATGCCAGACGGATTTTCGCGATATGGCAGATACTAAACCTCTACCTAAAACGTTAGTAAAATCATTTGGAGAATTTGAGGGTCAGGTTGGCATTATGAAGACTCTTATTAAAGAACTGGTTATCTTTGCCGATAAAACTGAAAAAAATTAA
- the minD gene encoding septum site-determining protein MinD, which yields MSRIIVVTSGKGGVGKTTSTANLGMALAQRGRRVALVDADFGLRNLDLLLGLENRIVYTAVEVIAGQCRLEQALVKDKRQPKLVLLPAAQNRMKDAVTPDQMRQVVEALAQEYDYVLIDSPAGIESGFQNAIAAAREALIVTTPEIAAVRDADRVVGLLEAHGVKKISLIVNRLRPEMVEANDMMSVEDVREILAIDLIGVIPDDEKVIVSTNRGEPLVLSDNKTLAGSAFDNIARRLEGEKIPFLELNVPQENLFSWVKKMLSKKVL from the coding sequence ATGAGTCGCATTATTGTCGTTACGTCTGGAAAAGGAGGGGTGGGTAAAACCACCTCCACAGCTAACCTCGGCATGGCCCTGGCCCAACGGGGGCGGCGGGTAGCCTTGGTAGATGCGGATTTTGGCCTGAGAAATCTGGATTTGCTCCTAGGTTTGGAAAACCGAATTGTTTATACTGCGGTAGAAGTCATTGCCGGTCAATGTCGCCTAGAACAAGCCTTGGTAAAAGACAAGCGACAACCAAAGTTAGTTTTGCTACCAGCGGCGCAAAACCGGATGAAAGATGCCGTGACTCCCGACCAGATGCGGCAAGTGGTGGAGGCTTTGGCGCAAGAATACGATTACGTGTTGATTGATTCCCCGGCGGGGATAGAGTCGGGGTTTCAAAACGCGATCGCCGCTGCCCGGGAAGCCCTCATCGTCACCACCCCAGAAATTGCCGCCGTCCGCGATGCCGATCGGGTGGTCGGTTTACTCGAAGCCCACGGCGTCAAAAAAATCAGCCTCATCGTCAACCGCTTGCGCCCAGAAATGGTAGAAGCTAACGATATGATGTCCGTGGAAGATGTGCGAGAAATCCTAGCGATCGACCTGATCGGCGTTATCCCCGATGATGAAAAAGTCATCGTTTCCACTAACCGTGGCGAACCATTAGTTTTATCAGACAATAAAACCTTAGCCGGTTCGGCATTTGACAATATCGCCCGCCGCTTAGAAGGCGAAAAAATTCCTTTTTTAGAATTAAACGTCCCCCAAGAAAATTTATTTTCTTGGGTCAAAAAAATGCTGTCAAAAAAAGTTTTGTGA
- the dndE gene encoding DNA sulfur modification protein DndE, protein MEPPIETIKLSQTARDQLLKLKRITKLENWNILCRWGFCRSLQEPSIPSPVPIPADSNVEMTWRVFGGEMADILIIALKQRCHQDGLGTDKETLKSQFRLHLHRGIGYLAGDPNIKKVDDLVGLGLSDDI, encoded by the coding sequence ATGGAGCCACCGATAGAAACTATCAAACTTTCGCAAACGGCGAGAGACCAACTGCTGAAACTGAAACGCATTACTAAGCTGGAAAACTGGAATATTTTATGTCGGTGGGGATTTTGCCGTTCTTTACAAGAACCGAGCATCCCTTCGCCGGTGCCAATTCCGGCTGATAGTAATGTGGAAATGACTTGGCGGGTATTCGGCGGGGAAATGGCGGATATTCTGATTATCGCTTTAAAACAACGATGCCATCAAGACGGTTTGGGGACGGATAAGGAAACCCTGAAAAGTCAGTTTCGCCTGCATCTGCATCGGGGTATCGGGTATTTGGCGGGAGACCCGAATATTAAAAAAGTTGATGATTTAGTGGGATTGGGTTTGAGTGATGATATATAG
- a CDS encoding four-carbon acid sugar kinase family protein — MSAKPKIIVLDDDPTGSQTVHSCLLLMRWDVETLRLGLRDEQPIFFVLTNTRSLTPENATAVTREVCQNLKTALAAENITEFLVVSRSDSTLRGHYPVETDAIASELGPFDAHFLTPAFFEGGRFTKDSIHYLIVEGTPTPVHQTEFARDSVFGYNHSYLPDYVAEKTQGRIPATEVERFLLTDIRTGSRQRLMQLSGNRCGAVDAETQADMDRFAADILAAASQGKRFLFRSAASLLTSLAALGPQPIAAEDMAKYVREGKSGVAIVGSHVKKTTQQLERLLQEPGTFGIEIDVSHLLEDSAVQRDTLLGETLAKITAIRENGQTPVIYTSRQELVFDSVEVRLEFGAAVSALLMDIVRGLPKDIGFLISKGGITSNDVLSTGLALTTARLLGQILAGCSMVRTPADHPLFPNLPVVLFPGNVGDANGLATVYRRLSKHI, encoded by the coding sequence ATGAGTGCTAAACCAAAAATTATTGTTTTAGATGATGACCCAACTGGGTCCCAAACTGTACATAGTTGCTTGCTGCTGATGCGGTGGGATGTGGAAACGTTGCGGTTGGGGTTGCGCGATGAGCAGCCGATATTTTTTGTGCTGACGAATACCCGATCGCTCACCCCAGAAAACGCCACCGCCGTCACCCGCGAAGTCTGCCAAAACCTGAAAACCGCCTTAGCCGCTGAAAATATCACGGAATTTTTGGTAGTCAGCCGTTCTGACTCCACCTTGCGGGGACATTATCCGGTAGAAACCGACGCGATCGCCTCCGAACTCGGCCCATTTGACGCCCATTTTCTCACCCCCGCCTTCTTTGAAGGAGGACGCTTCACCAAAGACAGCATCCATTACCTCATCGTCGAAGGCACTCCCACCCCAGTTCACCAAACCGAATTTGCCCGCGATTCCGTCTTCGGCTACAATCACAGCTACCTGCCAGACTACGTAGCCGAAAAAACCCAAGGACGCATTCCCGCCACCGAAGTCGAAAGGTTTTTACTCACCGATATTCGCACCGGTAGCCGACAACGCCTCATGCAGCTATCAGGGAACCGCTGCGGCGCCGTCGATGCAGAAACCCAAGCCGATATGGACCGGTTCGCCGCCGACATCCTCGCCGCCGCCAGTCAAGGCAAACGTTTCCTCTTCCGTAGCGCCGCCAGTCTGCTCACCTCCCTCGCCGCTCTCGGTCCCCAACCCATTGCCGCCGAAGACATGGCAAAATACGTCCGCGAAGGCAAAAGCGGCGTTGCCATTGTCGGTTCTCACGTCAAAAAAACCACCCAACAACTAGAACGCCTGCTCCAAGAACCGGGCACCTTTGGCATAGAAATAGATGTATCCCATCTACTAGAAGATTCCGCCGTGCAACGAGATACATTACTAGGAGAAACCCTCGCCAAAATCACCGCCATTCGGGAAAATGGCCAAACCCCCGTCATCTACACCAGCCGTCAAGAATTAGTATTTGACAGCGTAGAAGTCCGGTTGGAATTTGGCGCCGCAGTTTCCGCCTTATTAATGGATATCGTGCGCGGTTTGCCCAAAGATATCGGTTTCCTCATCAGCAAAGGTGGTATCACCTCCAACGATGTCCTCAGTACCGGGTTAGCATTAACCACCGCTCGCCTCTTAGGGCAAATTCTCGCCGGTTGCTCGATGGTACGCACCCCCGCCGACCATCCCCTATTTCCCAATTTACCAGTAGTCTTATTTCCTGGTAATGTCGGCGATGCCAACGGCTTAGCCACGGTTTATCGCCGGTTGAGTAAACACATTTAG